The following coding sequences lie in one Phaeodactylum tricornutum CCAP 1055/1 chromosome 12, whole genome shotgun sequence genomic window:
- a CDS encoding predicted protein, with translation MENRVDNGTTTKPPPKAPRSAFMCFTDNKKEALMEQHQVKENADVLKLVATAWKKLSGRERAYWDEEARSDKLRFVREKAEYKGVWTIPKRRAKKHPLAPKRPMSAFLKYSQTRRAKVKEENPDMRQVTAGEGRIRLSRLLELTSQPSSLQQHGQRAPYVEVEEEERAQYKEEVKRWRQSQARMDADTRTSHDAVLTCSNIGDFPAPMTPVPSYFEDPQAYHNFEPLRIQSVDDAINKADQRMSSSRHHSPTLAVTQSSSTGGDRPLSRNETWRDSSEQSPIHRQDQHIYGQSFRPALPVQKSGARTPFRPSNREETLMTKRDFKIPSQGGFRAFGNNYQQPFRPLYDHGE, from the exons ATGGAAAATCGAGTCGATAATGGCACTACCACTAAACCACCCCCAAAGGCACCCCGCTCCGCCTTTATGTGTTTCACcgacaacaaaaaagaagccCTTATGGAACAGCATCAAGTGAAGGAAAATGCAGATG TTTTGAAGCTCGTGGCGACTGCTTGGAAGAAACTCAGCGGCCGCGAACGAGCGTATTGGGACGAAGAAGCTAGAAGCGACAAGCTGAG GTTTGTCCGGGAAAAGGCGGAATACAAGGGTGTTTGGACTATTCCCAAACGTCGGGCCAAAAAGCATCCCCTGGCGCCCAAGAGGCCCATGTCAGCCTTCCTCAAATACTCGCAAACCCGTCGGGCTAAGGTCAAGGAAGAGAATCCCGATATGAGGCAAGTCACCGCCGGAGAGGGCAGGATCCGTCTATCAAGATTGCTGGAATTAACCTCACAACCTTCCTCTTTACAGCAACACGGAC AACGAGCCCCGTACGTAGaagttgaagaagaggaacGGGCACAGTACAAAGAAGAGGTAAAGCGGTGGCGCCAGAGTCAGGCACGGATGGATGCCGATACAAGAACCAGTCACGATGCAGTCTTGACCTGCAGCAACATCGGTGACTTTCCTGCTCCGATGACTCCAGTGCCGTCCTATTTTGAAGATCCTCAAGCTTATCATAATTTTGAACCGCTTCGAATTCAATCGGTCGATGATGCTATAAACAAGGCGGATCAGCGGATGTCCAGCAGCCGTCATCATTCGCCTACGTTAGCTGTCACTCAGTCTAGTTCTACGGGAGGAGACAGACCCTTGTCGAGGAATGAAACGTGGCGAGATTCTTCGGAGCAGTCTCCGATCCACCGACAAGACCAGCACATTTATGGGCAGTCGTTTCGTCCAGCTCTCCCTGTGCAGAAATCGGGGGCACGCACTCCGTTCCGCCCAAGCAATAGAGAAGAAACATTGATGACGAAGCGCGACTTCAAGATACCGAGTCAAGGGGGATTTCGGGCGTTTGGGAACAATTATCAACAACCGTTCCGCCCCTTGTATGATCATGGTGAGTAG
- a CDS encoding predicted protein: protein LPHASLHGVYESLIFETDIGQDLLSFASSASLFADQHVQSHVVHWNRLLLLHGPPGTGKTSLGRSLAHKLAIRTSARFPRANLLEIHSHSLFSKWFSTSGKLIHRVFELIRDMVQDDPSCLVCVLIDEIESLAASRSALTSTGEPSDALRAVNSLLTSLDRLRSLPNVLVIATTNLTASVDAAFLDRADLKIYIGLPCLQARYEILRSCLDELARVGILTISNPSSDALLAFRDIARSDESQPSTVLVSLAGMAEGLSGRSLRRLALQAHALFVRRPQASLTLFLSALQRTIEREIGSLPSPLV, encoded by the coding sequence CTGCCGCACGCATCCCTGCACGGCGTCTACGAATCCCTCATTTTTGAAACCGACATTGGCCAAGATTTACTTTCTTTCGCTTCTTCGGCCTCGTTATTCGCCGACCAACACGTGCAAAGCCACGTGGTGCACTGGAATCGGCTTTTGCTGCTCCACGGGCCGCCGGGTACGGGTAAGACCAGTTTAGGTCGCTCCCTGGCGCACAAGCTCGCGATACGTACTTCCGCACGATTTCCAAGAGCCAACCTGCTCGAGATCCACTCACATTCGCTCTTTTCCAAATGGTTCTCCACGTCCGGTAAACTTATTCATCGAGTTTTTGAGCTTATTCGAGATATGGTGCAGGATGACCCGTCCTGTTTGGTTTGTGTGTTGATTGACGAGATTGAGAGCCTGGCGGCAAGCCGGTCAGCTTTGACCAGTACTGGGGAACCGTCGGATGCGCTCCGGGCCGTCAATTCTTTGTTGACCAGCTTGGATCGACTACGATCCTTACCCAATGTATTGGTGatcgccaccaccaactTGACCGCCTCCGTGGATGCCGCCTTTTTGGATCGCGCCGATCTCAAAATATACATCGGATTGCCTTGCCTCCAAGCCCGTTACGAAATTTTGCGATCCTGTTTAGACGAACTTGCGCGGGTCGGGATACTAACAATATCGAATCCTTCTTCCGACGCATTGCTTGCCTTCCGAGACATTGCTCGGTCGGACGAGAGCCAACCGAGCACGGTATTGGTGTCGTTGGCGGGGATGGCCGAGGGCTTGAGCGGACGCAGTTTGCGTCGGCTGGCCTTGCAAGCACACGCCCTGTTTGTCCGTCGACCCCAAGCCTCGCTCACGCTCTTTTTGAGCGCATTGCAGCGAACCATCGAACGAGAAATTGGCAGCCTTCCGTCTCCGCTGGTGTAG